Proteins encoded by one window of Pseudomonadota bacterium:
- the carA gene encoding glutamine-hydrolyzing carbamoyl-phosphate synthase small subunit — MDTIFPFSTYKKAVLILETGDYFPGLIQTDDIETSGILCFNTAMTGYQEAISDPSYSGQLLVFSFPHIGNVGTNPEDMESSFPFLQGIIMGDLITEASNYRSTSNFLSWLKKNNIPCLEGVDTRTLVQVIRDYKKPLKGIIYSYTGDLTAEKILKLQEKEIHKDTTLEQSFLHQVSTRQVYPWIKELPKLSEDLYALKTSSSLPLKIVVVDFGVKYSTLKSLTSFGAEVIVVPFSSSYEKIIAHHPHGIVFSNGPGDPRFVDPSIFKMMEKLLQENLPLLGICLGHQLLSLIHNAEIIKLNCGHHGINHPVQDLHSKNILITSQNHEYAVKESSLPKCLTPTYRSLFDGSLEGYRVKEKLIFSIQFHPEAGPGPQDATFILSDFLKIVHHHAQKN; from the coding sequence TTGGACACCATTTTTCCTTTTTCCACATACAAAAAAGCTGTTCTTATCCTTGAGACAGGAGACTATTTTCCTGGTCTCATCCAAACTGATGATATCGAAACTTCAGGAATTTTGTGTTTCAACACAGCAATGACAGGATACCAAGAAGCGATTTCAGATCCTTCTTATAGCGGACAACTTTTAGTGTTTTCATTTCCGCATATCGGGAATGTCGGCACAAATCCAGAAGATATGGAATCTTCTTTTCCCTTTCTTCAGGGAATTATTATGGGGGACCTCATCACTGAAGCCTCAAATTACCGAAGTACATCAAATTTTTTATCTTGGCTTAAAAAAAACAACATCCCTTGTCTTGAAGGCGTTGACACACGCACACTTGTGCAGGTTATTCGGGATTATAAAAAGCCTTTAAAAGGAATCATATATTCCTATACAGGGGATTTAACAGCAGAGAAAATTCTTAAACTTCAAGAGAAAGAGATTCATAAAGATACAACTCTTGAACAAAGTTTTCTGCATCAAGTTTCGACACGTCAAGTTTATCCTTGGATAAAAGAACTTCCTAAATTAAGTGAGGATCTTTACGCGTTAAAAACATCTTCCTCTCTTCCTTTAAAAATAGTTGTCGTTGATTTTGGTGTCAAATATAGCACTCTCAAATCTTTAACTTCTTTTGGAGCTGAGGTCATTGTTGTTCCTTTTTCTTCTTCCTATGAAAAGATTATAGCGCATCATCCACATGGGATTGTTTTCTCGAATGGACCAGGAGACCCTCGTTTTGTAGACCCGTCAATCTTTAAAATGATGGAAAAGCTTCTTCAAGAAAACCTACCTTTACTTGGAATTTGCTTAGGACATCAACTCTTATCCCTTATTCATAATGCTGAAATTATAAAACTTAACTGTGGTCATCATGGCATCAATCATCCCGTTCAAGATCTTCATTCTAAAAATATTCTGATTACGTCTCAAAATCATGAATACGCTGTCAAAGAATCTTCTCTTCCTAAATGTCTAACGCCCACCTATCGATCCCTTTTTGATGGGTCTTTAGAAGGATACAGAGTCAAAGAAAAGCTCATTTTTTCTATTCAATTTCATCCGGAAGCTGGTCCTGGTCCCCAGGACGCAACTTTTATTCTATCCGATTTTTTAAAAATTGTTCATCACCATGCCCAAAAGAACTGA
- the recN gene encoding DNA repair protein RecN: MLKSLSIHNFILIESLYLDFEKGFTVFTGETGAGKSILLDALSFALGGKAEASYIGPHKEKTQVIAEFILSSTHPVLTILEEQELLSQEDLSTLIFRRSLERDGKSRIFLNDIPVKSTFLKTLSPFLLEIHGQFDRLLDAQEHRNFLDIFGNLHPLSKKTEEAFKNWKESESLLKNLISSEKLAQETYDVWGHHLEELKKFEPQPNEEETLLLEREKILSQSKFQKVLEEALYMFEVAPSLESQFLSHHKNLSRYEERYPELLPILEGFDRILIDLRENHVLLEKIQRTCISDPNRLEIIEDRLSELRTLARKHHVSPSELPNILASLLQKFSAYETQSFEIKTLEEKVLKKRTLFEECVHALSQERLKVAQELEMLVQKELPLLKLERTLFKVVFKKLPPESWTAQGGETIEFEISPNGARFGSLKAIASGGELARILLALKVVLAQSHDISVIIFDEIDSGVSGAVSSSIGNCLHRLSKHVQVMAITHAPQVASAADHHFLIEKTFKNDLPITHAFLLNETSRGLEIARMLSGEIVTEEAHAAAHRLLKG; the protein is encoded by the coding sequence ATGTTAAAAAGCCTCTCAATTCATAATTTTATCTTAATTGAGTCCCTTTATTTGGACTTTGAAAAAGGCTTTACTGTTTTTACAGGAGAAACAGGTGCCGGAAAATCTATTCTCTTAGATGCACTTTCTTTTGCTCTTGGAGGAAAAGCAGAAGCTTCTTACATTGGCCCTCATAAAGAGAAAACTCAAGTTATTGCTGAGTTTATCTTGTCTTCCACCCATCCTGTTCTTACGATTCTTGAAGAACAAGAACTTCTATCTCAAGAAGACCTTTCAACTCTTATCTTTAGGCGTTCTCTTGAACGCGATGGAAAAAGCCGAATTTTCTTAAATGATATTCCTGTTAAAAGTACATTTTTAAAAACACTTTCTCCTTTTCTTCTTGAAATCCATGGACAGTTTGACCGACTCTTAGATGCCCAAGAACATCGAAATTTTTTAGATATTTTTGGGAATTTACATCCTCTGTCTAAAAAAACAGAAGAAGCTTTTAAGAATTGGAAAGAAAGCGAATCTCTCCTAAAAAATCTTATTTCTTCGGAAAAATTAGCCCAAGAAACGTATGACGTTTGGGGACATCATTTGGAAGAACTTAAGAAGTTTGAGCCCCAACCCAATGAAGAAGAAACCTTGCTTTTAGAACGCGAAAAAATTTTAAGCCAAAGCAAATTTCAAAAAGTCCTTGAAGAAGCGCTCTACATGTTTGAAGTCGCTCCTTCACTTGAATCTCAATTTCTAAGTCATCACAAAAATCTTTCCCGTTATGAAGAACGCTATCCTGAGCTTCTTCCCATTTTGGAAGGATTTGACCGTATCTTGATCGACCTACGGGAAAACCATGTGCTTCTCGAGAAAATCCAACGTACATGCATAAGCGATCCAAATCGCTTAGAAATTATTGAAGATCGGCTTTCAGAACTCCGAACGCTTGCTCGAAAACATCATGTTTCTCCCTCTGAATTGCCTAACATCCTTGCTTCTCTCCTTCAAAAATTTTCTGCTTACGAAACGCAGTCTTTTGAAATTAAAACACTTGAAGAGAAAGTTCTTAAAAAAAGAACTTTGTTTGAAGAATGTGTCCACGCACTTTCTCAAGAACGTCTCAAAGTTGCACAAGAACTTGAAATGCTTGTTCAAAAAGAGCTTCCACTTTTAAAGCTTGAACGTACTCTTTTTAAAGTTGTCTTTAAAAAACTTCCTCCCGAATCATGGACAGCTCAAGGAGGTGAGACCATTGAATTTGAGATTTCTCCAAATGGCGCCCGTTTTGGATCTTTAAAAGCCATTGCTTCTGGAGGAGAACTTGCACGCATCCTGTTAGCCCTCAAAGTTGTTCTTGCTCAAAGTCATGATATTTCCGTTATTATTTTTGATGAGATTGATAGCGGCGTAAGTGGTGCCGTTTCTTCAAGTATTGGGAATTGTCTCCATCGGCTTTCAAAACATGTTCAGGTCATGGCTATTACACATGCTCCTCAAGTCGCAAGCGCAGCAGATCACCATTTTCTCATTGAAAAAACCTTTAAAAACGATCTGCCTATCACACATGCTTTCTTATTGAATGAAACCTCAAGAGGCCTTGAAATTGCCCGCATGCTCTCGGGAGAAATTGTTACAGAAGAAGCGCATGCCGCGGCACATCGGCTTTTAAAAGGATAG
- a CDS encoding outer membrane protein assembly factor BamD: MMHHIQIGRVFLISQKKKLKYGSLLIGCLFILFLTGCSDTKKDDYQERSVEELYHEAYGFLHKENYTKAATTFEEIERQHPYSSWAPKSEILAAYSYYLAQKYDEAANLLETFIQIHPSYKDIAYVYYLLGLCYYEQMSGIERDQQMTELAFQTFDELIKRFPDSHYAKDAKLKLDLILDHLAGREMEIGRFYVSSHEPIAALNRFKRVVEKFQTTTHVPEALYRMIETYLILGIKEEAKHVAAVLGHNYPESIWYKDSYDLLTFTPPPSESS, encoded by the coding sequence ATGATGCATCATATTCAGATAGGTAGGGTATTTTTAATCTCTCAAAAGAAGAAACTTAAATATGGGTCTCTTTTAATAGGCTGCCTCTTTATTCTTTTTTTGACAGGTTGTTCCGATACAAAAAAAGATGATTATCAAGAACGCTCTGTCGAAGAATTGTATCATGAAGCTTACGGCTTTTTACACAAAGAAAATTATACAAAAGCGGCCACAACTTTTGAAGAAATTGAACGTCAGCACCCTTATTCTTCATGGGCACCTAAAAGTGAGATCTTGGCAGCTTATTCCTATTATCTTGCTCAAAAATACGATGAAGCCGCAAATCTATTAGAAACATTTATTCAAATCCATCCAAGCTATAAAGATATTGCCTACGTTTATTATCTTTTAGGCCTTTGTTATTATGAACAAATGTCAGGAATTGAGAGAGATCAACAAATGACTGAACTTGCATTTCAAACATTTGATGAGCTCATTAAACGCTTTCCAGACAGTCATTATGCAAAAGATGCTAAATTAAAATTAGACCTGATTCTTGATCATTTAGCAGGACGCGAAATGGAAATCGGCCGATTTTATGTATCTTCCCACGAACCTATTGCCGCTTTAAATCGTTTCAAGCGTGTTGTCGAAAAGTTTCAAACAACCACGCACGTTCCGGAGGCTCTTTACCGCATGATTGAAACTTATTTAATTTTAGGCATCAAGGAAGAAGCCAAGCATGTTGCAGCTGTTCTAGGTCATAATTATCCCGAAAGTATTTGGTATAAAGATTCTTATGATCTTTTGACATTTACACCCCCTCCTTCTGAAAGTTCATAA
- the lpxC gene encoding UDP-3-O-[3-hydroxymyristoyl] N-acetylglucosamine deacetylase has product MMHHNVINFKSRSSSQKTIETPVSCSGIGTHTGLVSSITLRPAPENTGIVFIRKDLEGNPSIPALLKYLVNGHYSTKIGVSLEKSIGTIEHLMASLSALQIDNTFIDVTGPEIPIMDGSAAPFITLIKNAGIKEQKASRKFIEILKTVEISENKSFARLSPASCFSIEFEMAFRGGIFPKQNFFYIHTPENFSTHIANARTFGFFEDASFMYEKGLALGTSLENSLIFKEGALLNEEGLRYDDECVRHKVLDVVGDLALAGYPIKGHFYGNSSGHALNHKLLTALLNDSTAWCIREETVKKPSLSKKSYRKTSPIPSFAFGQ; this is encoded by the coding sequence ATGATGCACCATAATGTTATAAACTTTAAAAGCCGGTCTTCTTCTCAAAAAACAATCGAAACACCTGTTTCTTGTTCTGGCATTGGCACGCATACAGGTCTTGTCTCCTCAATAACACTTCGTCCAGCGCCTGAAAATACAGGCATTGTTTTTATCCGTAAAGATCTTGAGGGGAATCCCTCCATCCCTGCTCTTTTAAAATATCTTGTTAATGGGCACTATTCAACAAAAATAGGCGTTTCTTTAGAAAAGTCCATTGGAACAATTGAGCATTTAATGGCCTCTCTTTCTGCTCTTCAAATTGACAATACCTTTATTGATGTTACGGGACCTGAGATTCCAATCATGGATGGCAGTGCAGCCCCCTTTATAACACTTATAAAGAATGCGGGAATCAAAGAACAAAAAGCTTCTCGCAAATTTATAGAAATTTTAAAAACTGTTGAAATTTCTGAAAACAAATCTTTTGCACGTCTTTCTCCCGCCTCTTGTTTTTCGATTGAGTTTGAAATGGCATTTAGAGGGGGTATTTTTCCAAAACAAAATTTCTTCTACATACATACCCCCGAAAACTTCTCTACCCATATTGCAAATGCCCGTACGTTCGGCTTCTTTGAAGATGCTTCTTTCATGTACGAAAAAGGCCTCGCGTTGGGAACTTCGCTTGAAAATTCTCTCATTTTTAAGGAAGGAGCCCTTTTAAATGAAGAGGGGCTCAGGTATGATGATGAATGCGTCCGTCATAAAGTTTTAGACGTTGTTGGAGACCTTGCTCTTGCAGGCTACCCGATTAAAGGACACTTTTATGGAAATTCATCTGGACATGCTTTAAATCACAAACTGTTAACAGCTCTTTTAAATGACTCTACAGCATGGTGCATTCGAGAAGAAACTGTTAAAAAACCCTCCTTATCAAAGAAATCTTATAGAAAAACATCCCCTATTCCTTCTTTTGCTTTTGGCCAATGA
- a CDS encoding ATP-binding protein: protein MMTSLYRRIQAPLIKESLLHRRVTLLTGARQTGKTTEAKALASPSTEYRTLDNLSQLKAAQEDPHDFVQHTSKIMIIDKVQRVPELLLAIKLLVDENRAPGQFLLTGSTNLQSLPSIQESLAGRIQKIRLRTLIESEIRGTENHFLEKAFSQNLKSSFDLCSKSKILELCFRGGFPEAIFLSEKQRMLWHLDYIDALLERDLKDITKIQRHHTMKELVKILAAWSSRFMDISSIGAHLSLSRPTLESYINALESLYIFERLPAYISTDYDRIGKHSKLFITDTGLMSSLLKWKMENVRLDSDRCGKIIETFVFNELSAMIDAHPGIYVLSHYRDREQREIDFIIEKEDMSLLGIEVKSSSTVGKNDFKFLQWFKESIAQKKPFVGIVLYSGDISLSFGPNLWAVPISALWS from the coding sequence ATGATGACATCTTTATACCGGCGTATACAAGCTCCTCTTATTAAAGAAAGCCTTTTACATCGTCGTGTCACGCTCTTAACAGGGGCGCGTCAAACTGGAAAAACAACTGAAGCAAAAGCTCTTGCTTCTCCTTCAACTGAATATAGGACTCTTGATAATCTAAGCCAGCTCAAAGCAGCTCAAGAAGATCCTCATGATTTTGTTCAACATACTTCTAAAATAATGATTATTGATAAAGTTCAAAGAGTTCCCGAACTTCTTCTTGCTATTAAGCTCCTTGTTGATGAAAACCGAGCTCCAGGACAATTTTTGTTAACGGGATCCACAAATCTTCAATCTCTCCCTTCTATTCAAGAATCTCTTGCCGGCAGAATCCAAAAAATAAGACTTCGAACCTTAATTGAATCAGAAATTCGTGGTACTGAAAATCATTTTCTAGAAAAAGCATTTAGTCAAAATCTAAAATCTTCCTTTGATTTATGCTCAAAAAGTAAAATTCTTGAATTATGCTTTAGGGGAGGCTTTCCAGAAGCCATTTTTCTTTCCGAAAAGCAAAGAATGCTATGGCATTTAGATTATATAGACGCTCTCTTAGAAAGAGATTTAAAGGATATAACAAAGATTCAACGACATCACACAATGAAAGAACTTGTAAAAATCCTCGCAGCTTGGTCTTCCAGATTCATGGATATATCTTCTATTGGTGCTCATCTGTCTCTTTCAAGACCGACTCTTGAAAGCTATATAAATGCACTTGAATCTCTTTATATTTTTGAAAGACTCCCTGCCTATATTTCTACTGATTATGACAGAATCGGAAAACATTCTAAGCTCTTTATAACCGATACAGGCCTCATGAGTTCTTTGCTCAAATGGAAAATGGAAAATGTCCGCCTTGATTCTGACAGATGTGGCAAAATAATTGAAACTTTCGTCTTTAATGAATTGAGTGCTATGATAGATGCTCATCCTGGCATTTACGTTCTTTCTCATTATAGAGATCGCGAACAAAGAGAAATAGATTTTATAATTGAAAAAGAAGACATGTCTCTTTTAGGAATTGAGGTAAAATCTAGTTCAACTGTTGGAAAAAATGACTTTAAATTTCTTCAATGGTTTAAAGAATCTATTGCGCAAAAGAAGCCTTTTGTAGGGATTGTACTTTATAGTGGAGATATTTCGCTCTCTTTTGGACCAAATCTTTGGGCTGTTCCTATAAGTGCTCTTTGGTCATAA
- the rpoH gene encoding RNA polymerase sigma factor RpoH, which produces MGEQAVPALHGSLSPDQGSLIAYLRDIKKFPMLEPHDEYILAKRWIDENDREAAHRLVTSHLRLVAKVAAGYKGYGLPLGDLIAEGNIGLMHAVKKFDPDKGFRLSTYALWWIKAMIQEYILKSWSLVKIGTTAAQKRLFFNLKRLKNEIQSHEGECGDLTDDQVKKMASELNISSKDITEMEQRIKSGDLSLNNPVTQNSEEGSGEWQDWLADEAPSVEDLLIHEDEFEKRKSLLAEALTHLSEREAYIMQARRLDDPPQTLETISEHLKISKERVRQIEANAFLKLQKYMREKN; this is translated from the coding sequence ATGGGTGAACAAGCAGTTCCAGCGCTCCATGGGTCTCTCTCTCCAGACCAAGGGTCTCTTATTGCTTATTTGAGGGACATTAAAAAATTCCCGATGCTCGAGCCGCACGATGAATATATTCTTGCGAAACGCTGGATAGACGAAAATGATCGAGAGGCAGCACATCGTTTGGTAACAAGTCATTTGAGACTCGTTGCGAAAGTTGCAGCGGGATATAAAGGGTATGGGCTTCCACTTGGAGATCTTATTGCTGAGGGCAATATTGGCCTTATGCATGCGGTTAAAAAATTTGACCCAGATAAGGGATTTAGATTGTCTACCTACGCGCTTTGGTGGATAAAAGCCATGATTCAAGAATATATTTTAAAATCTTGGTCTTTGGTTAAAATTGGAACGACAGCGGCTCAAAAACGTCTTTTTTTTAATTTGAAACGTCTTAAAAATGAAATTCAATCCCATGAAGGAGAATGTGGAGATTTAACAGATGATCAAGTTAAAAAAATGGCGTCAGAACTTAATATTTCGAGCAAAGATATTACCGAAATGGAGCAAAGAATTAAAAGTGGCGACCTTTCTTTAAATAATCCTGTAACTCAGAATAGCGAAGAAGGAAGTGGTGAATGGCAAGATTGGCTTGCAGATGAGGCTCCAAGTGTAGAAGACCTCCTTATTCATGAAGACGAATTTGAAAAACGCAAAAGTTTACTGGCGGAAGCCCTTACTCATTTATCAGAACGTGAAGCGTATATCATGCAAGCGCGGCGTCTTGATGATCCTCCTCAAACACTCGAGACAATCTCAGAGCATTTGAAGATTTCTAAAGAACGGGTTCGTCAAATTGAAGCGAATGCATTTTTAAAACTACAAAAATATATGAGAGAAAAAAATTAA
- a CDS encoding glutamate--tRNA ligase produces the protein MTVVTRFAPSPTGFLHIGSARTALFNYLFARHFKGQFLLRIEDTDRVRSTPDAIEAIIAGLKWLGLQWDHDPIFQFERSKRHREVALEMVKKGQAYYCYATPEELDEMRKLAGIEGRPLRYDGRWRHRSQSEAPQDVKPVIRLKAPETGETHLKDLVQGEITVSNATLDDMVLLRSDGTPTYMLAVVVDDHDMGITHVIRGDDHLTNTFRQIQIYEGMGWKQPQFAHIPLIHGSDGAKLSKRHGALGVEAYRDMGFLSEALCNYLLRLGWSHGDDEIISEKQAIEWFNLDHVGRSPSRFDMAKLLNVNAHYLKETENVKLLTLILPFLEKKLKRDLLPFEKDRILKGMEGLKVRAKTLLELQEAAYFYIAPLPFSRDEKAQAVLTKEALELLKDLKTEFENLDILWTENVLHENVQAFIEKKGLKLKDIAQPLRVALTGSLVSPGLFEVMEILGKEESMCRIENITKD, from the coding sequence ATGACAGTTGTAACGCGTTTTGCTCCTTCTCCAACAGGTTTTTTACATATTGGAAGTGCTCGCACGGCTCTTTTTAATTATTTGTTTGCGCGCCATTTCAAAGGTCAATTTCTCCTTAGAATTGAAGATACGGATCGTGTTAGATCGACGCCGGATGCGATTGAGGCGATTATTGCAGGGCTTAAATGGTTAGGCCTTCAGTGGGATCATGACCCTATTTTTCAATTTGAACGTTCTAAAAGGCATCGGGAAGTTGCTCTTGAAATGGTAAAAAAGGGTCAAGCTTATTATTGTTATGCAACACCTGAAGAGCTGGATGAAATGCGGAAGCTTGCAGGAATTGAAGGACGTCCTTTACGGTATGATGGAAGATGGCGTCATCGTTCTCAAAGTGAAGCGCCTCAAGATGTTAAGCCGGTTATACGTCTCAAAGCGCCTGAGACAGGTGAAACCCATCTTAAAGACCTCGTTCAAGGGGAGATAACTGTCTCGAATGCGACTTTAGATGATATGGTTCTTCTTCGTTCTGATGGAACGCCAACTTATATGCTTGCAGTTGTCGTTGATGACCATGATATGGGAATTACACATGTTATTCGGGGAGATGATCATCTTACTAACACATTTCGTCAAATTCAAATTTATGAAGGTATGGGCTGGAAGCAGCCTCAATTTGCACATATTCCGCTGATTCATGGATCTGATGGTGCCAAATTATCAAAGCGACATGGTGCTTTGGGTGTTGAAGCATATCGCGATATGGGTTTCTTATCCGAGGCTCTTTGTAATTATCTTTTGAGATTGGGATGGAGCCATGGCGACGATGAAATTATCTCTGAAAAACAAGCAATTGAATGGTTTAACCTTGACCATGTGGGACGTTCCCCTTCTCGTTTTGACATGGCAAAGCTTCTTAATGTGAATGCACATTATTTGAAAGAAACAGAGAATGTTAAGTTGTTAACTTTAATTCTTCCTTTTCTTGAAAAAAAACTTAAAAGAGATCTTCTTCCTTTTGAAAAGGACCGTATTCTAAAAGGAATGGAAGGGCTTAAAGTGCGTGCAAAAACGCTCCTTGAGCTTCAAGAAGCTGCTTATTTTTACATTGCTCCTCTTCCTTTTTCAAGAGATGAAAAAGCACAAGCGGTTTTGACAAAAGAGGCCCTTGAACTTTTAAAAGATCTTAAAACAGAATTTGAGAATTTAGATATTTTATGGACAGAAAATGTTCTGCATGAAAACGTACAAGCCTTTATTGAAAAGAAGGGCTTAAAATTAAAAGATATTGCGCAACCTTTGCGCGTTGCTTTAACAGGATCTCTCGTTTCACCAGGGCTATTTGAAGTGATGGAAATTCTTGGAAAAGAAGAAAGTATGTGCCGAATAGAGAATATTACAAAAGATTAA
- the ligA gene encoding NAD-dependent DNA ligase LigA, protein MSLSTLTKEEATTLHKKLDAEIKEHDRHYYIENTPIISDAAYDALRRKLEKLESLYPNLKTGSSATQTLGSAPQKGFGKVSHTSPMLSLANAFNEKEISEFLERVNRFLGLPSDNFPEMMAEVKIDGLSSVLRYENGHFFLGATRGDGQTGENVTENIRTLSEIPKQLLPSLEGKYPPLFEVRGEVYMDHSSFQMLNQEREQNAEAPFANPRNAAAGSLRQLDSTITAQRHLRFFAYAFEDLTPQSSFVSPKSQSEVLDLLRKLEFPVNPLSKIIHKKEDLWQYYENLKDHRFKLPYDIDGVVFKINMQDLQNRLGDVARSPRWAIAYKFPSQQAKTYLEDIGIQVGRTGVLTPVAHLTPITIGGVVVSRASLHNEMDIHRKDIRKGDTVLIERAGDVIPQVVQAILSERPSTSEIFLMPDLCPECGSRVIQEEGFAAYRCMGGVFCPAQATEKLKHFVSRNAFDIEGLGRKHIDLFYKKELVKTPADIFTLKERNSQLEFPLETWEGWGSLSVQNLFDAIDKKRIISLERFLYALGIPHVGEATAKLLASHYKTFQNFQEEMMHAEQIQSESYQELTHLDGIGEIMAKALIEFMNDPHTLTLIDALIGKKEYHTPLITVLDFKENALETKTIFFKKTIVFTGTLTHMTRAEAKMIAEKLGAKVMSAVSPKTDFLVEGKDAGSKATVARQLGVHILSEEEWLSFSKKSA, encoded by the coding sequence ATGTCTCTTTCAACACTTACAAAAGAAGAAGCTACCACGCTTCACAAAAAGCTAGATGCTGAAATTAAAGAGCACGATAGGCATTATTACATCGAAAATACGCCCATAATTTCAGATGCAGCCTATGATGCGCTCAGACGCAAACTTGAGAAGCTTGAGTCTCTTTATCCTAATTTAAAAACAGGCTCTTCGGCAACGCAAACACTTGGATCAGCGCCTCAAAAAGGCTTTGGAAAAGTTTCTCATACAAGTCCTATGCTTTCTTTAGCGAATGCCTTTAATGAAAAAGAGATCTCAGAATTTCTTGAGCGTGTTAACCGATTTTTAGGTCTTCCTTCTGACAATTTTCCTGAAATGATGGCTGAGGTAAAAATTGATGGCCTCTCTTCTGTTTTAAGGTATGAAAATGGACATTTCTTTTTAGGGGCAACACGTGGCGATGGTCAAACTGGTGAAAACGTGACAGAAAATATTCGCACCCTCTCAGAAATCCCCAAACAACTTCTTCCTTCCTTGGAAGGAAAATACCCTCCTCTTTTTGAAGTTAGAGGAGAAGTTTATATGGATCATTCTTCCTTTCAAATGCTTAATCAAGAACGTGAACAAAACGCAGAAGCGCCTTTTGCAAATCCTAGAAATGCAGCTGCAGGATCTTTGCGTCAATTGGATTCAACCATTACAGCCCAAAGGCATTTGCGTTTTTTTGCATATGCTTTTGAAGACTTAACGCCTCAATCTTCGTTTGTTTCTCCAAAATCTCAATCAGAAGTCTTGGATCTTCTTAGAAAATTAGAATTTCCTGTGAACCCTCTTTCTAAAATCATTCATAAAAAGGAAGATTTATGGCAATACTATGAAAATCTCAAAGATCATCGCTTTAAATTGCCATATGATATTGATGGCGTGGTTTTTAAAATAAATATGCAAGACCTTCAAAACCGTTTGGGGGATGTCGCACGATCTCCCCGATGGGCCATTGCTTATAAATTTCCAAGTCAACAAGCCAAAACATATCTTGAAGATATAGGTATACAAGTGGGCCGTACCGGTGTTCTGACCCCTGTGGCTCATCTAACGCCTATCACAATTGGAGGCGTTGTTGTTAGCAGAGCTTCTCTTCACAATGAGATGGACATCCACAGGAAAGATATTCGCAAAGGTGATACCGTCCTCATTGAAAGAGCGGGCGATGTGATACCTCAAGTTGTGCAAGCAATTCTTTCTGAAAGACCATCGACTTCTGAAATTTTCTTAATGCCAGATCTTTGTCCTGAATGTGGAAGCCGTGTTATTCAAGAAGAAGGATTTGCAGCATATCGATGTATGGGCGGCGTTTTTTGTCCTGCACAAGCAACCGAGAAATTAAAACACTTTGTCTCGCGCAATGCCTTCGATATCGAAGGGCTTGGGAGAAAACATATTGATCTTTTTTATAAAAAAGAATTGGTTAAAACACCAGCAGATATCTTTACACTTAAAGAAAGAAATTCTCAATTAGAATTTCCTCTTGAGACGTGGGAAGGATGGGGATCTCTTTCTGTTCAAAACCTTTTTGACGCCATCGATAAAAAACGGATTATTTCTCTTGAACGCTTCTTATATGCACTCGGAATCCCGCATGTGGGTGAAGCAACTGCAAAACTTTTGGCCTCTCACTATAAAACATTTCAAAATTTTCAAGAAGAAATGATGCACGCCGAACAAATACAAAGTGAGAGTTATCAAGAATTAACACATCTTGATGGCATCGGCGAAATTATGGCAAAAGCCTTGATTGAATTTATGAATGACCCTCATACATTAACTCTTATTGATGCTCTTATAGGGAAAAAAGAATATCATACACCTCTTATCACCGTCTTGGATTTCAAAGAAAATGCCCTTGAAACCAAGACCATATTCTTTAAAAAAACCATTGTGTTTACAGGTACGCTTACCCATATGACCCGGGCTGAAGCAAAAATGATTGCCGAGAAACTTGGCGCAAAAGTCATGAGTGCTGTTAGTCCCAAAACAGACTTTCTTGTAGAAGGCAAAGATGCTGGAAGCAAAGCCACTGTTGCACGTCAGTTAGGCGTCCACATTTTATCGGAAGAAGAGTGGTTATCTTTTTCCAAAAAATCGGCTTAA